The following coding sequences lie in one Myxococcales bacterium genomic window:
- a CDS encoding Mrp/NBP35 family ATP-binding protein has translation MPTPADKEMIEALEAVMDPIFQRPMLSLGMLEDVIRTGSGASMTVRLSAPSRTVQAQIREALEQALMPLGVTALQIKWDLQVPTRTLSGEDPAPSVRNVVAVLSGKGGVGKSTCAANVAMALARAGAKVGLLDADIYGPSVPTLFGVMEHPTSSDGKKITPIERFNVKLMSIGFLTEDPKEAVVWRGPMLHTALMQFLRDVNWGELDYLVLDLPPGTGDVALSLSKHVSMTGAVVITTPQEVALQDVYKAVSMCTKLSLPILGIVENMSHFVDSGGVHHHIFGAGGGQKVAEFARAPLLAQLPIDPKVAEWGDKGVPLVQAQPDSPSAAAFSKLAEDLAIRIAELHFERGGSQKAPKSEATKHLKVLR, from the coding sequence ATGCCCACCCCTGCCGATAAAGAGATGATTGAGGCGCTTGAGGCCGTTATGGACCCGATTTTCCAGCGCCCCATGCTTTCGCTGGGCATGCTCGAAGATGTCATCCGAACTGGCAGTGGGGCGAGTATGACGGTCCGGCTGAGCGCACCATCCCGCACGGTGCAGGCCCAGATCCGAGAGGCCCTGGAGCAGGCCCTCATGCCTTTGGGCGTTACCGCGCTACAGATCAAGTGGGATCTACAGGTCCCAACGCGCACGCTGTCGGGGGAGGATCCCGCGCCATCGGTGCGCAACGTCGTAGCGGTGCTATCTGGCAAGGGAGGCGTGGGCAAAAGCACATGCGCCGCCAATGTGGCAATGGCTCTGGCGCGGGCTGGCGCCAAAGTGGGACTGCTTGATGCTGATATTTATGGCCCTTCAGTCCCCACGTTGTTTGGCGTGATGGAGCACCCTACGTCTTCGGATGGCAAGAAGATCACCCCCATCGAGAGATTTAACGTGAAACTCATGAGCATCGGGTTTCTCACCGAGGATCCGAAAGAGGCCGTCGTCTGGCGAGGCCCGATGTTGCACACGGCATTGATGCAGTTCTTGAGGGATGTAAACTGGGGCGAGCTCGATTATTTGGTGTTGGATCTTCCCCCAGGGACGGGGGACGTGGCGTTAAGTCTTTCTAAACATGTCAGCATGACAGGAGCCGTTGTCATCACCACACCGCAAGAAGTAGCATTGCAGGACGTGTATAAGGCGGTATCCATGTGTACGAAGTTAAGCCTGCCAATTTTGGGTATCGTAGAAAATATGAGTCATTTCGTGGACTCAGGTGGCGTTCATCATCATATTTTTGGGGCCGGCGGTGGACAGAAAGTGGCGGAGTTTGCGCGCGCGCCGCTGTTGGCTCAGTTGCCGATTGATCCAAAGGTTGCAGAGTGGGGTGACAAGGGTGTGCCTTTAGTGCAAGCCCAACCCGATAGCCCTAGCGCCGCTGCATTTTCAAAACTCGCTGAAGATTTAGCCATTCGTATTGCGGAGCTGCATTTCGAGCGTGGGGGAAGCCAAAAAGCCCCAAAAAGTGAAGCAACCAAACATCTGAAAGTGCTACGCTGA